In Mongoliitalea daihaiensis, one DNA window encodes the following:
- a CDS encoding LytR/AlgR family response regulator transcription factor, with protein sequence MNTAILVDDEPIARLSLRGMLETYFPKIHIKGEAKNLPDAIKLIHQQKPDIIFLDIEMPGYSGLEILDFFNVQQLKSKIIFVTAYEEFALKAFELSAVDYLLKPIQKNALERALSKISSPQQEALQVLQENLKHHKPQKITLQTGEGLLFLKLDDIIYLKADGSYTHFFLSDNEKVIVSKRLLEYEKLLELGSFMRIHRSHIINLDHIKKITKEDGGGVVMSTGELLSISQEKKSELLALFGDQKL encoded by the coding sequence ATGAATACAGCCATACTAGTTGATGATGAACCAATAGCACGATTGTCCCTTCGTGGCATGTTGGAAACTTACTTCCCAAAAATACATATCAAAGGAGAGGCTAAAAATCTCCCAGATGCGATCAAGCTCATACATCAGCAAAAACCAGATATTATCTTTTTGGACATTGAAATGCCTGGCTATTCGGGCTTGGAAATATTAGATTTTTTTAATGTTCAACAACTAAAGTCCAAAATTATTTTTGTAACTGCTTACGAAGAGTTTGCACTGAAAGCATTTGAACTCTCGGCAGTTGACTACTTGCTTAAACCTATTCAAAAAAATGCATTGGAACGGGCATTATCAAAAATTAGTAGTCCTCAGCAGGAAGCCTTACAGGTATTACAAGAAAACTTAAAGCATCATAAACCTCAAAAAATCACACTTCAAACAGGTGAAGGACTCCTTTTTTTAAAATTAGATGATATTATTTACCTCAAAGCAGATGGTTCTTATACACATTTTTTCCTCAGCGATAACGAAAAAGTAATTGTTTCTAAACGTCTCTTAGAGTATGAAAAACTCTTGGAGCTTGGAAGCTTTATGCGGATCCATAGGAGTCATATCATCAATCTGGACCATATCAAAAAAATAACTAAAGAAGATGGCGGTGGTGTGGTCATGAGTACTGGTGAACTACTTTCAATCTCGCAAGAGAAAAAAAGCGAACTACTTGCCCTATTCGGAGATCAAAAACTGTAA
- a CDS encoding SDR family oxidoreductase: protein MQWNNRVVLVTGATSGIGEACATRFGLAGANVVITGRSQEKLDATLSKLKGKGIQVAAVLADAGSKTDNQRMVQEAMQAFGRIDVLIANAGISMRALFEEMDLEVFEKVMDTNFWGTVYATKYCLPEILKNKGSIIGISSINGYRGTPARTAYTASKYAMNGFFESLRTEVMKKGVHVLVACPGFTASNIRNNALTADGSVQGESPRDEGSMMTSEEVADAIFKATIRKKRDLVLTGEGKLAVFLNKWIPGIMDGIVYNKMAKEKDSPFQ, encoded by the coding sequence ATGCAGTGGAATAATCGAGTAGTCTTAGTGACCGGTGCTACTTCAGGGATAGGGGAAGCCTGCGCCACTAGGTTTGGTCTAGCAGGTGCAAACGTAGTCATAACAGGCCGTTCACAAGAAAAATTAGATGCGACTCTTAGTAAATTGAAAGGGAAGGGCATACAGGTAGCGGCAGTCTTAGCAGATGCCGGCAGCAAAACCGATAATCAACGAATGGTGCAGGAAGCCATGCAAGCATTTGGAAGAATCGATGTGTTGATTGCCAATGCGGGTATTTCTATGCGGGCTTTATTTGAGGAAATGGACTTAGAGGTTTTTGAAAAAGTCATGGATACGAATTTTTGGGGGACAGTGTATGCTACCAAATACTGCTTACCGGAAATTCTGAAGAACAAGGGAAGTATCATAGGAATTTCTTCTATCAATGGCTACCGAGGAACACCTGCCCGAACAGCATATACTGCTAGTAAGTATGCAATGAATGGGTTTTTTGAATCTCTGCGTACCGAAGTAATGAAAAAAGGAGTCCATGTATTAGTTGCTTGTCCTGGATTTACAGCGTCCAATATCCGTAATAACGCCTTGACAGCGGACGGGTCTGTGCAAGGGGAGTCTCCACGAGATGAAGGCAGTATGATGACTTCTGAGGAAGTAGCGGATGCGATATTCAAGGCCACTATCCGCAAAAAAAGAGACTTGGTTTTAACGGGAGAAGGAAAATTAGCTGTATTTTTAAACAAATGGATTCCTGGAATCATGGATGGAATCGTGTATAATAAAATGGCTAAGGAGAAAGATTCTCCCTTTCAATAG
- the rlmD gene encoding 23S rRNA (uracil(1939)-C(5))-methyltransferase RlmD, which yields MSRKMKNKIVTNLLIERIAAEGKCVGHHEGKVVFVQNVAPGDVVDIRVTRGKSSFLEGEAIHFHEYSKDRVNAFCSHFGTCGGCKWQHINYDLQQTYKRQQVVDQFTRIGKIEIPEVKPIIGSAHTQYYRNKLDFTFSNNRWLTREEINSGEDFERNALGFHIPKMFDKIIDIEHCYLQGGISNEVRNQLRDFARTHQLSFYDIRKQEGLLRNLIIRSSSTGETMVIVQFGANEAGPIQLVMNFLQEKFPSITSLLYIVNLKKNETFHDLDVITFSGKDFIEEEMEGLKFRIGPKSFYQTNSAQAYELYKVTRDFAELNGDEIVYDLYTGTGTIANFVAKQAKQVIGIEYVEAAIVDAKLNAQVNGLDNTLFYAGDMKDMLTDDFIAKHAKPDVIITDPPRAGMHEDVVNMLLKLEAPKIVYVSCNPATQARDVALLTEKYTVDKIQPVDMFPQTYHVENVVRLTLKS from the coding sequence ATGTCTAGAAAAATGAAAAATAAGATTGTTACCAATCTATTGATCGAACGAATCGCAGCGGAAGGAAAATGTGTGGGACACCATGAAGGAAAGGTTGTTTTTGTTCAAAATGTAGCTCCTGGGGATGTGGTGGATATACGTGTCACGAGAGGAAAAAGCTCATTCTTGGAAGGTGAAGCCATTCATTTTCACGAATATTCCAAAGATCGGGTAAATGCTTTTTGCAGCCATTTTGGAACCTGTGGTGGTTGTAAGTGGCAACATATCAATTATGACTTACAACAAACATATAAGAGACAACAAGTAGTAGACCAATTTACTCGAATTGGAAAAATAGAAATTCCGGAAGTAAAACCAATTATTGGTTCTGCACACACTCAATATTACAGAAATAAGCTTGATTTTACGTTTTCAAATAATCGATGGTTGACGCGAGAAGAAATCAACTCAGGGGAAGATTTTGAGCGAAATGCCTTAGGCTTTCACATTCCTAAGATGTTTGACAAGATCATTGATATCGAACACTGTTACTTGCAAGGTGGAATCTCAAATGAGGTTAGAAATCAGTTAAGGGATTTTGCACGTACCCATCAGCTTTCTTTCTATGACATCCGTAAGCAAGAAGGACTACTGCGCAACCTGATCATCCGTAGCAGCAGCACAGGTGAAACCATGGTGATTGTTCAATTTGGGGCAAATGAAGCTGGGCCAATTCAACTGGTTATGAATTTCCTACAAGAAAAATTTCCTTCCATCACTTCGTTGCTTTACATCGTCAATTTGAAGAAAAATGAAACTTTTCATGACTTAGATGTCATTACCTTTTCAGGCAAAGATTTCATTGAGGAAGAAATGGAAGGCTTAAAATTTAGAATCGGCCCTAAATCATTTTATCAAACCAACTCTGCCCAAGCGTATGAATTGTACAAGGTAACTCGGGACTTTGCAGAGCTAAATGGAGATGAAATTGTCTACGACTTATATACTGGCACAGGTACTATTGCTAATTTCGTGGCTAAGCAAGCAAAGCAAGTGATCGGAATTGAATATGTGGAAGCAGCGATAGTCGATGCAAAGTTAAATGCACAAGTCAACGGCCTAGATAACACCTTGTTTTATGCAGGGGATATGAAGGATATGTTGACGGATGATTTCATCGCCAAACATGCCAAACCAGATGTTATCATTACGGACCCTCCAAGAGCGGGTATGCATGAGGATGTGGTCAACATGTTGCTGAAATTGGAGGCTCCAAAAATTGTGTATGTTTCCTGCAATCCTGCCACTCAGGCACGTGACGTAGCATTATTGACGGAAAAGTACACAGTGGATAAAATACAGCCCGTGGACATGTTTCCACAAACCTATCATGTTGAAAATGTTGTACGCTTAACTTTAAAATCATGA
- a CDS encoding sensor histidine kinase, whose translation MLLTITSSKHSSLLAQERFIRPLSFLEGLPTQTIYDIHQDPKGYLYLGTDIGVYKYNGQSFSKLPTPESWDNNFDNLFHDESGVIWVKNFANQIFKEENGALRLIPEIQDLIKPLGGLKKFTIQSDSLFAALDNTLISIDLNTFNPRFILKSQGPENTFFSLQKYNKDVFFNNFKTIFDSNGSSSFSSPKGSKVLEFTFFKGNPYGLNRSFEGEIFQMTSGKMIDKSRLPEGTYLYFFREINDALYICTNKGLFGIDVEKNTITHSILEGKRVSDVIVDREGNLWISTLDDGLFFIANAPLYTTELINFRETTRNNILSLALTNDQKILAGNNKGNIFRVTSEGRIIQTYSSELQNEVEFIYFDELKGKVFYTQGYFDYPLGKKSKEIYFSKKMMPDDAGNFLIATSVSSGLIANDLTSIPSVSFNNSLPLTIFSTTAIPYYDLVDKRAKSAYFSKKYQRYYIGSSEGLFAFSKDGTMSAISISDSSPLIVNSMTEDANGTIWIGTQQKGLIALRGETIEEAVSVIFEEAASPVKKVIYKDENIYFIGGNQLYKYHIPSKNMQLLPISFMFKGININDLLLSEDKLWLATSEGLLWTNIKESIQFPEPLIYLQQVNSTNGIISLDEKLPYDIENLELQFDVLHFKSMGAYNLQFRINSNQDNWQTIGRGQQSIFFAGLNPGNYQLEVRAVIGGNISTSILVNFVVETPFWKTWWFMVLVVFLIILGSVAYVVNYSKRLQEKETIKSKLLQSQLTALRSQMNPHFLFNVINAVQGLIFANKKADAAEYLGEFSNLMRKVLQQSDKQFVRLEEEIQLIDLYISIEKRRFEEDFQYILEIDHHLDKNSIQIPSLIVQPFVENAIKHGLLHQIGERKLSLTFGMDEDEKHVKITIEDNGVGRKTSTEINSKRNSHQAFATKAIETRVNLLNQSLADPITCSIEDLINEQGAGIGTRVTLRLPFTYEYSHTS comes from the coding sequence GTGCTTTTAACAATAACATCTTCCAAGCACTCTTCATTGTTGGCGCAGGAGCGTTTTATTCGACCTTTAAGCTTTTTGGAAGGTCTGCCTACGCAAACCATTTATGATATCCATCAAGACCCTAAAGGCTACCTTTATTTAGGTACAGATATCGGTGTTTACAAATACAATGGACAAAGCTTTTCAAAACTACCTACACCGGAGTCATGGGATAATAACTTTGATAATTTATTTCATGACGAATCAGGGGTTATTTGGGTAAAAAATTTCGCCAATCAAATTTTTAAGGAAGAAAACGGAGCCCTACGCCTGATTCCTGAAATACAAGATCTAATCAAGCCATTAGGAGGTCTGAAAAAATTCACCATTCAATCAGACTCTTTGTTTGCTGCTTTGGACAATACCCTGATTAGTATAGATTTGAATACGTTCAACCCTCGTTTTATTTTAAAAAGCCAAGGACCAGAAAATACTTTTTTTTCCCTGCAGAAATATAATAAGGATGTTTTCTTCAATAATTTCAAGACTATATTTGACAGTAATGGGAGCTCAAGTTTTAGCAGTCCAAAAGGATCTAAAGTTTTAGAATTCACTTTTTTCAAAGGAAATCCATATGGCCTAAATAGGTCTTTTGAGGGCGAAATTTTTCAAATGACTTCTGGAAAAATGATTGATAAATCTAGATTACCTGAAGGTACCTATCTCTACTTTTTCAGAGAAATAAATGATGCTTTGTATATCTGTACCAACAAAGGATTATTTGGTATTGATGTTGAAAAAAACACCATCACTCACTCCATTCTTGAAGGTAAACGAGTCTCCGATGTCATTGTAGATAGGGAGGGAAACCTCTGGATAAGCACTTTGGATGATGGCCTATTTTTTATTGCCAATGCTCCCTTATACACTACAGAATTGATCAATTTTAGAGAAACTACACGTAACAATATTTTATCTCTTGCTTTAACCAATGACCAGAAAATTCTAGCTGGAAATAACAAAGGAAATATTTTCAGAGTAACAAGTGAAGGAAGAATCATACAAACTTATAGCTCTGAACTTCAAAATGAGGTCGAGTTTATTTATTTTGATGAGCTTAAAGGCAAAGTGTTCTATACCCAAGGCTATTTTGATTATCCATTGGGTAAAAAAAGTAAAGAAATCTACTTTTCAAAAAAAATGATGCCCGATGATGCTGGGAATTTTCTGATCGCTACCTCAGTAAGTTCAGGTCTCATCGCTAATGATCTCACTAGCATTCCCAGCGTAAGTTTTAACAACTCACTACCATTAACAATCTTTTCCACAACTGCTATTCCCTACTATGATTTAGTCGATAAAAGAGCGAAATCAGCCTATTTCTCAAAAAAATACCAACGGTATTATATTGGTTCATCAGAAGGGTTGTTTGCTTTTTCTAAAGATGGGACTATGTCAGCCATTTCAATTTCAGACTCCTCCCCCTTAATTGTGAATAGTATGACAGAGGATGCTAATGGAACAATTTGGATTGGAACTCAACAAAAAGGACTTATTGCCTTAAGAGGAGAAACCATTGAGGAAGCAGTCTCAGTTATTTTTGAAGAAGCTGCATCTCCTGTCAAAAAAGTCATTTATAAAGATGAAAACATCTACTTTATTGGCGGAAATCAACTGTATAAATACCATATACCTTCTAAAAACATGCAGTTACTACCCATATCCTTTATGTTTAAGGGAATCAATATCAATGATCTACTTCTCTCAGAAGATAAATTATGGTTGGCTACCTCGGAGGGATTGCTTTGGACGAACATAAAGGAGTCAATTCAATTCCCTGAACCATTAATTTATTTACAACAAGTGAATTCTACGAATGGAATCATTTCACTGGACGAAAAACTCCCATATGATATAGAAAACCTAGAACTTCAATTTGATGTACTTCACTTTAAAAGTATGGGAGCATACAATCTACAGTTTAGAATCAATTCCAATCAAGATAACTGGCAAACAATCGGAAGAGGCCAACAATCTATTTTCTTTGCAGGATTAAATCCAGGTAATTATCAGTTGGAAGTACGCGCAGTGATTGGGGGAAATATATCAACTTCTATTCTTGTTAATTTTGTAGTTGAAACCCCTTTTTGGAAAACATGGTGGTTTATGGTTCTTGTAGTCTTCCTCATAATTCTAGGATCTGTGGCTTATGTAGTAAATTATAGTAAAAGGCTCCAAGAAAAAGAAACCATCAAATCCAAATTATTGCAATCTCAACTAACAGCCTTGCGCAGTCAGATGAATCCTCACTTTTTATTTAATGTGATCAATGCTGTACAAGGCTTAATTTTTGCAAATAAAAAAGCGGATGCTGCTGAGTACTTAGGGGAATTTTCTAACCTAATGCGCAAAGTATTACAGCAATCTGATAAACAATTTGTGCGTTTAGAAGAAGAGATTCAGCTGATTGATTTATATATTTCTATCGAAAAAAGAAGATTTGAAGAAGATTTTCAATATATTTTGGAGATCGATCACCATTTAGATAAAAACAGTATTCAAATTCCTTCTTTGATTGTTCAGCCGTTTGTAGAAAATGCGATCAAACATGGGCTTCTACACCAAATAGGAGAAAGAAAGTTAAGCCTTACCTTTGGAATGGATGAAGATGAAAAGCATGTAAAAATTACCATAGAAGATAATGGCGTAGGAAGAAAAACCTCGACAGAAATTAACAGTAAGCGAAATAGTCACCAAGCATTTGCTACCAAAGCAATTGAAACCAGAGTTAACTTACTCAACCAAAGTTTAGCTGATCCGATTACTTGTTCCATAGAAGACCTGATCAATGAACAGGGAGCAGGAATCGGCACCAGAGTCACCCTCAGATTACCATTCACCTATGAATACAGCCATACTAGTTGA
- the thiL gene encoding thiamine-phosphate kinase — MENQKRTEISELGEFGLIERLSQQLTPRHASTLKGIGDDAAVIDLGDGMVQVVTTDLLVEGVHFDLSYTPLQHLGFKAIAVNISDVAAMNAIPKQVTVSIALSNRFSVEAVEALYEGIRMAADHYAVDVIGGDTTASRSGLVISVTAMGIAKKEEVSYRSGAQLNDIICATGDLGGALIGLQILEREKQVYLADPNMKPDLEKYAYVTGRQLRPQARMDIIYELREMGVVPSSMLDVSDGLASELFHICRHSNCGVTIYEDKLPIDKQTFDTAVELGLDPITCVLNGGEDYELLFTIDQKDFKTLEKHPDIHFIGHISPPSEGKSLVTKSGTVVNLKAQGWKHF; from the coding sequence ATGGAAAATCAGAAAAGAACCGAAATCAGTGAATTGGGAGAGTTTGGATTAATTGAGCGTTTGAGTCAGCAATTGACCCCTCGTCATGCATCTACACTTAAGGGAATTGGAGATGATGCGGCAGTTATTGATCTAGGAGATGGAATGGTGCAAGTGGTTACTACGGATTTATTGGTGGAAGGAGTGCATTTTGACTTATCCTACACACCTTTGCAACACTTGGGTTTTAAAGCCATCGCCGTCAACATTTCAGACGTGGCAGCGATGAATGCAATACCTAAGCAAGTAACGGTAAGTATTGCACTTTCTAACCGCTTTTCGGTGGAAGCAGTGGAGGCATTGTATGAAGGAATTCGTATGGCTGCGGATCACTACGCAGTTGACGTTATAGGTGGAGATACTACAGCATCTCGTTCAGGATTGGTGATTTCTGTAACAGCCATGGGCATTGCCAAAAAAGAAGAGGTTAGCTATCGTTCAGGTGCGCAATTAAATGATATTATCTGTGCTACAGGGGACTTGGGCGGAGCTTTGATTGGCTTACAGATTCTAGAAAGAGAAAAGCAAGTATATCTTGCTGATCCGAATATGAAGCCCGATTTAGAGAAATATGCGTATGTTACTGGTAGACAGCTTCGCCCTCAAGCACGGATGGATATAATTTATGAATTGCGGGAGATGGGAGTTGTTCCTAGCAGTATGCTGGATGTTTCCGATGGATTAGCTTCTGAGCTATTCCATATATGTCGGCATTCCAACTGTGGAGTGACTATTTATGAAGATAAACTCCCGATAGATAAACAAACCTTTGATACCGCAGTAGAACTTGGATTGGATCCGATTACTTGTGTTTTGAATGGGGGAGAGGATTACGAATTGCTGTTTACCATTGATCAAAAAGACTTTAAAACACTTGAAAAACACCCCGACATTCATTTCATCGGTCATATCTCACCGCCTTCTGAGGGGAAATCCTTGGTTACCAAAAGTGGAACAGTTGTCAACCTGAAAGCCCAAGGTTGGAAGCATTTTTAG
- a CDS encoding AAA domain-containing protein, which translates to MLQEIFQVYADRLLDLSSRNRLIYQSQLLENQQVDVHALDFLDGESSFAIVSQLLGKRKKVALVKQLDTRNQTGNQQSLKLKRLAQAAAFTEKESGEKSLYLAWPYVEGKLLNGQLVRAPLLLLPVELNSENKRWVLNVTGDAELMLNTSFFLAYQQASGLVLNLDWIKQLELPESYTDLQEFINQLYAVLKDRVEINFTNTIYEQNIHSFPTSGKFLDQERLQLGKLSIKPYAVLSQFQTKTSAMLADYQQLMQEQQEGTLDDFFSNRFFPPKHATAPREENLYTIFPLDGSQEKVIQAVRQGRSCVVEGPPGSGKSQLISNLAMDFMARGKRVLIVSQKRTALDVVAQRLAAKGFGEFLALVHDYRTDRKQLFQQLLQQVEKLEEFKKQNSSLDAIQLERNYAQICRKIDVLNEFFESYKKALFNTEECGLPIKELYLSSSLNRPYIPLTNHFRKIEYARLDGFQRDFKQYWYFSQKFAKTDSFWLHRVDFSSFSVLVQQRMQEALKEIRQTKLDFQDLFSYSPIFRITHLFGLVHQKEAMQLVSKYLNHEGIDSFLHAFKDVNSDEIDFPWLEQKFDIVKGLFSDEGIEWAVTDEELPELMHLALDFANTTQAWWTSHKLPWNQKKYKKIVMLMEVNQLPVNEQGVATLIKRLENRLNLNHQFTLLSGKAWLLLPDKPFDFAEFNHFASLTVQALKGKIQLEQMGELGLFIQSLAGKEKTLPSVIQSLMREFDSLEHKLQSWKHYFSTVQINHLMDYPIGEGLLQVAEELPLIFDELISFDKLLHTLDSDEIQLMELMQDTYGEQSLEDLQEAFLNGWKLAWIEHIEQKYPVLQTSATPQMHHKQEELMEAVVAKWTLASSIAQVRLKEQIYQGLEFNRLGNLLTYRDLKHQVSKQKRIWPIKQVIDSFESEIFRLVPCWLASPETVSAIFPCHDYFDLVIFDEASQCFAEKGIPAMLRGKQVVVAGDSQQLRPTDLYQARLTVEEEEIALEVESLLDLVSLYFEKYWLQGHYRSEHLPLIHFSNQHFYDNKLEMLPTLASVNYPSQVIYHHHVDGVWQKQTNHAEAEKVVNLLQEIQQKEGDSGSIGIIVFNVYQLELVEELLFKAERVSLAQVVVKTIEHVQGDEYDYVILALGYARNPQGKLIANFGLLSKQGGRQRLNVAISRARKQMHLVSSIRSTDFSKKQLENQGIALLKRYIQFIEEQNDGLPIDRKRPKVRGFNSFWQLHYHLQLRSGYHRFDDSSWLDLVEKHDSTVIQALLTDDERLYGSGSSKEPFVYHPLALRSKGWPYSFHYTRDFWMNKAKEGEG; encoded by the coding sequence ATGCTACAAGAGATTTTTCAGGTATATGCGGATCGTTTGTTGGACCTTTCCAGCCGAAACAGATTGATTTATCAATCCCAACTGCTGGAGAATCAACAGGTAGATGTTCATGCCTTAGATTTTTTAGATGGGGAATCATCCTTTGCTATCGTATCCCAATTGTTGGGAAAACGAAAGAAAGTGGCACTTGTCAAACAGTTGGATACCCGAAATCAGACTGGTAATCAGCAGTCATTGAAATTAAAACGCTTGGCTCAAGCAGCTGCTTTTACCGAAAAAGAAAGCGGAGAAAAAAGCTTATACCTCGCTTGGCCCTATGTAGAAGGCAAATTGCTGAACGGTCAGTTGGTAAGGGCTCCTTTGTTATTGCTTCCGGTAGAATTGAATTCTGAAAACAAACGCTGGGTCTTGAATGTGACAGGGGATGCTGAACTAATGCTCAACACTTCCTTTTTTTTAGCTTATCAGCAAGCTTCTGGATTAGTGTTGAATTTAGACTGGATCAAGCAGCTTGAGCTCCCGGAATCCTACACTGACCTTCAAGAATTTATCAATCAACTGTATGCAGTCCTGAAAGATAGAGTAGAGATAAACTTCACGAATACTATTTACGAACAAAATATACATTCCTTTCCTACTTCGGGGAAGTTCTTAGATCAGGAACGTTTACAATTGGGTAAACTGAGTATCAAGCCCTATGCGGTATTGTCACAGTTTCAAACCAAAACAAGTGCCATGCTCGCAGACTATCAGCAGTTGATGCAGGAGCAGCAAGAGGGGACTTTGGATGATTTTTTTTCCAATCGATTTTTTCCTCCAAAGCATGCAACGGCGCCTCGGGAAGAGAATCTATATACCATATTCCCATTAGATGGATCTCAGGAAAAGGTCATTCAAGCAGTGAGGCAGGGGAGAAGTTGTGTGGTAGAAGGACCTCCGGGATCTGGGAAATCTCAATTGATCAGTAATCTCGCCATGGATTTTATGGCAAGGGGAAAGCGTGTCTTGATAGTCTCCCAAAAGCGCACTGCCTTGGATGTAGTAGCACAGCGCCTGGCAGCAAAAGGATTTGGAGAATTTCTAGCTTTGGTCCACGATTACCGAACAGATCGAAAACAACTCTTTCAACAACTCCTTCAACAGGTCGAAAAACTCGAGGAGTTCAAAAAACAAAACAGTAGTTTAGATGCGATTCAACTCGAGCGGAATTATGCACAGATTTGCAGAAAAATCGATGTCTTGAATGAGTTTTTTGAGTCCTACAAAAAGGCACTTTTTAATACCGAAGAGTGTGGGCTTCCTATTAAGGAACTCTATCTATCATCTTCTTTGAATCGCCCCTATATTCCACTGACCAATCATTTCCGAAAGATTGAATATGCCAGATTAGATGGGTTTCAACGGGACTTTAAGCAGTATTGGTACTTTTCTCAAAAGTTTGCGAAGACGGATTCTTTTTGGTTGCATCGGGTGGATTTTTCTAGTTTTTCTGTATTAGTGCAGCAGCGCATGCAAGAGGCTTTGAAGGAAATACGTCAGACAAAACTTGATTTTCAAGATTTATTTAGCTATTCCCCTATTTTTCGGATTACCCATTTATTTGGATTGGTCCACCAAAAAGAGGCCATGCAACTAGTGAGTAAGTATTTGAATCATGAGGGAATAGATTCATTCTTGCATGCTTTCAAGGATGTCAATTCTGATGAAATTGATTTCCCATGGTTGGAGCAAAAATTCGATATTGTCAAAGGCTTATTCAGTGATGAAGGTATAGAATGGGCAGTGACAGACGAAGAATTACCGGAATTGATGCACTTAGCATTAGATTTTGCCAATACCACCCAAGCCTGGTGGACCTCACATAAACTACCTTGGAATCAAAAGAAGTACAAAAAAATTGTAATGCTGATGGAGGTAAATCAGCTTCCTGTCAATGAGCAAGGTGTGGCAACACTGATCAAAAGACTTGAAAACCGACTCAACCTCAATCATCAGTTTACCTTACTGTCCGGCAAAGCATGGTTGCTGCTTCCTGACAAGCCCTTTGATTTTGCCGAATTCAACCACTTTGCAAGTTTGACTGTCCAAGCTTTGAAAGGCAAGATACAGTTGGAGCAAATGGGGGAATTAGGTCTCTTCATCCAATCACTGGCCGGTAAGGAAAAAACTTTGCCTTCGGTTATTCAATCCCTTATGCGGGAATTTGATTCCTTGGAGCATAAACTCCAATCTTGGAAACATTACTTCAGCACTGTTCAAATCAATCATTTAATGGATTACCCCATCGGGGAAGGATTGCTTCAAGTGGCGGAGGAATTGCCCTTGATTTTTGATGAACTGATCAGTTTTGATAAGTTGCTGCATACGTTGGATTCTGATGAGATCCAATTGATGGAGTTGATGCAGGATACTTACGGAGAGCAATCCTTGGAAGACTTGCAAGAAGCCTTTTTGAATGGGTGGAAACTGGCATGGATAGAGCACATTGAGCAAAAGTATCCTGTATTGCAAACTTCGGCTACTCCCCAAATGCATCATAAACAAGAGGAATTGATGGAAGCTGTTGTGGCAAAATGGACTTTAGCATCTTCCATTGCACAGGTCCGATTAAAAGAACAGATCTATCAAGGACTTGAGTTTAATCGATTGGGCAATCTGTTGACCTACCGGGATTTGAAACATCAGGTCAGCAAGCAAAAAAGGATCTGGCCCATCAAGCAAGTAATCGATAGTTTTGAGTCAGAGATTTTTCGCTTGGTCCCTTGTTGGTTGGCCTCTCCAGAGACAGTTTCTGCGATTTTCCCTTGTCATGATTATTTTGATTTGGTGATTTTTGATGAGGCCTCTCAGTGTTTTGCTGAAAAAGGTATTCCCGCTATGCTTCGCGGTAAACAGGTTGTAGTAGCGGGAGACAGTCAGCAGCTAAGGCCTACTGATTTGTACCAAGCACGGTTGACGGTAGAAGAGGAGGAAATAGCCTTGGAAGTGGAGTCCTTATTGGATTTGGTAAGCCTGTACTTTGAGAAATACTGGCTTCAGGGACACTATCGAAGTGAACATTTACCGCTGATACACTTTTCCAATCAGCATTTTTACGACAATAAGTTGGAAATGCTTCCAACCCTTGCATCGGTCAATTATCCATCGCAGGTTATTTATCACCACCATGTAGATGGAGTGTGGCAAAAACAAACCAATCATGCAGAGGCTGAGAAGGTCGTAAATTTACTTCAGGAAATTCAACAAAAAGAAGGTGATTCTGGAAGCATCGGAATTATCGTATTCAATGTGTATCAACTAGAATTAGTGGAAGAATTGCTCTTCAAAGCAGAAAGGGTTTCCTTAGCTCAGGTGGTGGTCAAAACCATTGAACATGTGCAAGGAGATGAGTATGACTATGTGATTTTAGCCTTGGGCTATGCCCGAAATCCACAAGGAAAATTGATTGCTAATTTTGGTCTGCTTTCCAAGCAAGGAGGAAGGCAACGCCTAAATGTTGCCATTAGTCGCGCTAGAAAACAAATGCATTTGGTAAGTAGCATTCGAAGCACAGATTTCTCTAAAAAACAACTGGAAAATCAAGGGATAGCACTCTTGAAAAGGTACATACAATTTATTGAGGAACAAAATGATGGATTACCCATTGATCGGAAAAGGCCGAAGGTCAGAGGGTTTAATTCATTCTGGCAGTTGCATTACCACTTGCAGCTTAGGTCAGGTTATCATCGTTTTGATGATTCTTCCTGGCTAGACCTTGTCGAAAAGCATGATTCAACGGTTATTCAGGCTTTGTTGACGGATGATGAACGCTTGTATGGAAGCGGATCTAGCAAAGAGCCTTTTGTATACCATCCCTTGGCTTTGCGTTCCAAGGGATGGCCTTATTCTTTTCATTACACTAGAGATTTTTGGATGAATAAAGCTAAGGAAGGGGAGGGGTAA